Sequence from the Bacillus sp. es.036 genome:
AGTATAGCGCAATGATTTCATTCGATGCAACAAGTTAGCTACTGAATGAGAGCAATGGAAATTATAATCGTAATGATCGTACAAAAAGCACCAGCAAGTAGAAGAGGATAAGTAATGGGGTTATCATAATCCAGCTGATATTTAATTTCAGAATGATCTTCTTCAATCATTTGGCGTTTGGCTGTATTTCGAAAATAGCGTTTGAAGGAATACACGATGCCGTCGAAGAAGCCAGTCTGAACCACATGAAGAGCTGCACCGATTAGTAACATTCCGAGAGCAATCATAAAGAGAATATCGGACACTGGCTGTAAGCCAAACCCTACATCAGATGTAATCGATATGATCATTGAAGCAACAATAGCCAGGAAAACCAGTATACCTGACTTAAATGTAAGTGATTTCATAGTAACCCCCAATTTTCTTTCTATTATTAAGTATAAAAAAAGAATGGTTCAAGAACAATAAACAAACGAAAAAAAGCGTAGAATATGTAAGGACTTTACACACCGTTCATATTTCAGAATATTTCGCGACATGCATACAGTATACACGAACGTATACTGTATACTTTCAGGTAAGGGGGGGAGATAGATTTTCATACATTTCATTGTAAAAATTAAAATGTTACCCATAAACCAGAGAATTTATACCAGGACTAAAGAACTATTTTCTGTTATGCAAACGTAATGGTGACGCGGTTTTTGTAAATCAGTGTAAAAATTGTGTATGCAAAATAGTTAGAAAACTTGTATAATACGAGTTGTGGGCGAAACGAATCAAAAAAATCTCTCGTAAATTGTTGGATAATTTGATGAATTTCGTCATGCGGATTACTAGCTTTTATAGCTACATATTTTAAGGGAGGTCACACAGCATGAAGAAATCAAGATGGACGCTTGTCCTATCTCTTGTGCTTGTATTGAGCGTATTCCTGTCGGCTTGCGGCGGCGGCTCAAACAACGGGGGGAACAGTGGCGGAGAAGGCGACGGAGAAGGCGGTTCTGCTGAACAAGTACTTAACTTAGTAGAAACAGCTGAAATTCCTTCAATGGATACAACTCAAGCTACTGATAACACATCTTTTAAAGCAATGAACCAGGTTTTCGAAGGACTTTATCGTCTTGACGAAAATAACGAGCCTACACTTGGTATGGCTGCTGACGAACCAGAAGAAGAAGAAAAAGACGGTGAAACTGTTTACACATTCACAATTCGCGATGACGCTAAATGGTCTGACGGATCTGATGTCGTAGCAGGAGATTTCATCTATGCTTGGCATAAAGCACTAAATCCAGATACAATTTCTCCTTACGCTTCTATGTTTGGTACTGCAGGAATCAAGAACGGTAATGCGATCATTACTGAAGGCGATCCTCTTTACGGTAAAGTAGAAGAGCTTGGAGCTAAAGCAGTAGACGAGAAAACACTTGAAATTACTGTAGAAAATCAAGTTCCTTATTTCAAATCATTGCTAACTTTTGCAACTTTCTATCCACAACCAGAAGGTTATGCTGAAGAGCAAGGCGATAATTTTGCACTAGAAGCTGACACGATGCTTTACAACGGACCATTCGTATTCTCTGAGTGGAATCACGGTGAAGGCTGGACTTTCGAGAAAAACCCTGAGTATTGGGATGCTGACACTGTAAACCTTGAAAAAGTTACAACTAAAGTTGTACAAGATACAGCGACAACAGTTAATCTATACGAAACAGGCAAGATTGACCGTGCAGGTCTATCAGCTGACTTCGTCGACCAGTTCAAGGACAACGAAGAGTTCTCAACTCTTGTCGATCCTACAATGTACTTCATGCGTCTAAACCAGGAAACTGAAGCACTAGCGAACAAAGATATCCGTAAAGCACTTTACCTTGCATATGACCGCGAAGGACTTGTAAATGTACTTCTTA
This genomic interval carries:
- a CDS encoding DUF3899 domain-containing protein, whose amino-acid sequence is MKSLTFKSGILVFLAIVASMIISITSDVGFGLQPVSDILFMIALGMLLIGAALHVVQTGFFDGIVYSFKRYFRNTAKRQMIEEDHSEIKYQLDYDNPITYPLLLAGAFCTIITIIISIALIQ
- a CDS encoding peptide ABC transporter substrate-binding protein; protein product: MKKSRWTLVLSLVLVLSVFLSACGGGSNNGGNSGGEGDGEGGSAEQVLNLVETAEIPSMDTTQATDNTSFKAMNQVFEGLYRLDENNEPTLGMAADEPEEEEKDGETVYTFTIRDDAKWSDGSDVVAGDFIYAWHKALNPDTISPYASMFGTAGIKNGNAIITEGDPLYGKVEELGAKAVDEKTLEITVENQVPYFKSLLTFATFYPQPEGYAEEQGDNFALEADTMLYNGPFVFSEWNHGEGWTFEKNPEYWDADTVNLEKVTTKVVQDTATTVNLYETGKIDRAGLSADFVDQFKDNEEFSTLVDPTMYFMRLNQETEALANKDIRKALYLAYDREGLVNVLLNNGSIAAKYFVPKDFVKGPEGDDFREFAPDGFYADQGEEEAKKAWEAGLEALGTDSVELEFLTTDNELAAKIAEYAKDQFETKLDGLTLTINKQPWKQFLELEDSGDFDISTGGWGPDYPDPMTFLYMFETDGAYNRMGYSSEKYDELVSGAKKETDEAKRWKMMQDAEKVLMEEDIAIVPTYQKGNAVLKKDYVKNFYVHSFGADSSYKWIKIEK